AATCGCGTCGCCAAAGACACCCGTAAGCGTGTCATCGGAGTCCTTCTTGGCACCTCCTTCAAAGGCACCGTTGACGTCACCAACAGCTATGCAGGTTCCCCCTTGGTTTCTTGGAAATTCCTTCTAGATCTGCTTTGTTTTGATTTCTGATTTCGTAATGCTGTCTTCTGAAATCTTATCTTCTTATCCATGCAAGAttactccttttgagattaaattttgggttttagggttttactTTAAGGACTGttgagtttattattattattattattattattattattattattattattattattcaattttcagTGCCTTTTGAGGAAGATGAGAAGGACCCGAGTATATGGTTCCTTGACCACAACTACCATGAATCAATGTTTTCAATGTTCAAAAGGATTAATGGTAACTCTTTTCTCAACTTGGccaattttaatttcttgtttatCTCTCCTTTCTTGTTTTGGATGGGGGGAAGTTATATTCTTTCTCTGGATTTCTGAACCTATGAGATCTGTTGCAGCCAAGGAGCATGTTGTTGGTTGGTATAGCACTGGCCCAAAATTACGGGAAAATGATCTAGACATTCACAGATTATTCCACAAGTAAGATTCTTTTgggtttcttttcttatttagcTTTTCATGTCATTTTGAAGTTCAGTCCATTGATTGACTGCTTATGGTGTTTCAGCTATGTCCCAAATCCTGTCTTGGTGATTATTGATGTCCAACCTAAGGAGTTGGGGATACCCACTAAGGCCTACTATGATGTTGAAGAGGTCAAGGAGGTATGGACAATTAGGATGCGCCTTCTGTGTGTGTGTGTAGCCAGAAGGGCTTAACTGTTGAGGCAGATAGGCACCCCTTTGGATGTTAAATGCGACTGCAACTAATAATAACCTTTCTCTAAAGAGTGCCACCTTTTGTTCATATTTGGTCAGCATTTGAACTAATACAGCAGTAATGTTGCAGAATGCTACTCAAAAGAGTCAAAAGGTTTTTGTTCATGTTCCATCTGAAATTGCTGCTCACGAAGTTGAGGAGATTGGTATGCCATTTGATGAAATTTGGTGTCATCTTTTCAGGATATTACCCTTGTGGTTAAGATAACCCCTTTTTCACCTGCAAACAGGAGTGGAACACTTGCTTAGGGATGTAAAGGATACAACAATTAGTACACTTGCAACTGAGGTTTCTTTTTTACTTCCGTCTCAACCTTATTTTATTGTCAAATCTAAATACCTTCGTAATTAAAGCTTTTAGTTTTCTGGAAAATTGAAGCTCTATTTGAATGAACAATGAGAAAAAGTGTGTACATATACCTTAGTCTTTTCTATAGGTCACAGGGAAACTCACAGCTTTGAAGGGTTTGGATGCGAGGTTACGGGAGATACGCGGTTACCTTGATCTTGTTATTGATGAGAAGCTTCCTTTGAATCATGAAATACTTTACCATTAACAGGTAAACTAAGTTGAGTGAAAGCAGAAAATGAAGCTAAAGATATTTTACAATTATGAACTTTAGGTTTTAATATTCTGGAGTATCTTAATGTATCTAGAATATGGAGTGGAGTATATATACTTGTGAATGTTTTCTGGTTAGTGTCCATCTTACTCCTGGTCTGCTATGTTAAAACTACAGGATGTGTTCAACTTACTGCCAAACCTAAAAGTAAATGATTTAATCAAGGCTTTTGCAggtaatataaaattaacaacCCGCGTCAAAAATTGCTGAAAGTGCTCATTTTTCAGATTAGATGGCGATATTTGTTAAGTTTTGAAGTTCTGATCCAGATTTTCCGTTTATTGCAGTACAAACAAATGATATGATGTTGGTTATAAATCTGTCGTCTCTCATTCGAAGTGTAATTGCACTCCATAACTTGATCAACAACAACGTGAGAAACCAACTCGTAATATCACCATTATATTAGAACCATGCTGGAGCATGTGATGGTGTTTTGACTGGCAACATTTGGTTTTCAGATGCTAAACAAAGAACATGAGAAAGCTGAGGATGCAAAGCCGGCAACTGTCCAAGCTGCCAGTTGAAGCTGAATATCATCTTGGGTTTCATAGATTCGACATTCTTGAGATTTTGTATCCTTGATCAGTCAGATATCCCCAGGCTCCAAACATGATATTTAATCCTCTTTGTTTTTCATACAACTGCAGACTGGTAATGAAGTGTCCCTCCATTAGCGTTATACAGTATGTGGAAGCGAATCATTTGAGTTTTAGATACTGTGTTCTCCCCGACCCAACCCCGGCCCccagaaaaaaaattgtatttaattcgTAGCAGTTTGGGTTCTATCTGTTTTGATCATATAATTTACTTTAGGATACCTGAAGgtaatctcaaaattttctaaggTTGCGTTTGGGAACTAGTATTTCAGAATTTGGATTAGATttcaaaaattatgtaaattatttagaaatataatatttgtgatatttttaaattcatggATTCGTTTGAAGcttgtttaataatttattttaaatctttaaagtatttttagattcgataaattcatgtttttatgtCTTTTTTCTATATTGAATCTCATTTAGTTTGTCTACATTTCTATCATTTCCCTAAGTATAAAAGAAGAATGTTAACGTTGATAAAAAATGGTTGGTGGGGCCTGAAGCTGGAGGTCGATTTACAGCTGGGAATCGAAGTGAAGCAAAGTAAATGAAAATCTAAAAACATTGGCCCAATCGCTTATTCCTTTCTCTGGTTTTAAGGTTGGCACAAATTTAGTTATTTGCTGTCCAGCAACCTCAGGCAGGTTTCCAACTCAAacggaaaaaagaaaacaatgaaatgCAGATAAAAGTCCAGGTTGGTTCGGATTTAAATGTCGTTTTATTGGATTTCTTTTTTGACTTGTTCCAGTTTGGCTTTGGATAAATTGTGATTTTGTAGTCTGAAAGTATATTGATGCTGTTGATTCGGATATGTATTAATAACTCCTTTTCAACCTGGAAGAACCCCATCACCCGCAAATCAATTGCTCCCATAAAAGTTGGTTAGAAACAGACGAGGAAAGTGCACGGAGGAGGGGGAGGGTGATCTTATTTTAATTGTAGCCAATGGCTCCAGTTGAAGGTGTAATATAACTAATGCCACAACTGATGAAGTGGTGAGGACACTTCAATTCTTTGTCATTTGTCATTCAGTTAATGAGAAATAGGatttgctgttttttttttgggggatGGTAGCACGTAGGGGCGAAGCCAGAACAATATTTTAGGGggcgaatgaaattttaattttttatagtctatatttttataatttttaaatgattaaatcgaatttttataattttaagggggtcaaagtataattttacctttactaatttaaaatttttaaaaaaatttaaagacttaaataacaattttacattttaagggGGTCGGGGCCTATGCCAGGCACTCTAGATTCATCACTAATAGCACGTTAGGGAGCTGCCTATCACTCACTATGGAGTTCAAAAATATAGATGGTGCTTATATTTGTTCTACTTGTTTGGAGCTAGGTGTAATTTGTTTTACCATACGGTGTGTATTGAATGTGTATGCATGCTGTCATTTGTTATTCATTGGCCCATTTTGCAGGTAATTAGACATTTTGTTGGTTGTCAGGCTGATCTCTTTGTGTGGATAAGCTTGTCTACTTGTCCCCGGCAGCTCACTTTGTTTATATTACTCCCTTTTTTTACTTCTTGGCTAATAATTTCTTTGGATTTATTCCTTACAGAAGCTTCTTAACAAATTTGCAATAAGTAGACAGCTGTTTCGCAAGCTAATACTTTTGTCTTATTTCTTGTTTCTTCTAGAGAGGCATTGGCTGTATGTGAGAATTATTCACCTCCTTCAACATTCCTTCAGGTTCAAGTCCCTGCCATAGAAGGGTTCGTAAGATTTTTCTGTTGGTCATCACTAAGAAACTTGTGTTGCAAGTAATAAAACGAAGAGGATTTGGGATAAAACCTTGAGGTGTGGAAAACACTTAAAAGATTTTAAGTTTACATCTAGGATATAACAAgttataaacaaaataacaaaaatagcaTTATTGAGTATTATATAGACATTATATGTTTTTCATAAGTTATCTATTATCATAACATAATAACTTTTCatgaaatcatattttttcatttctaaacTTTTCAGGAAAGCTATGCCATgccaataaattaataaatttattcagatgcaaatgcaaaataacataaaaatttattgcaCCACCAAAATCCATATTAAGTGCAAATATTTTGACCACATATATAAAACCCAATAGGTAATCCATCTATTCCCACCCAACTCAATTACATAAGctataaaaattagttatttaaatttttatactatataACAATATCAGATTACTAACCTTGCAAACTATTAACACAAATTGTGCAACTAATAATCAGGCAATTGCAAAGAGTTACTTAAATTATTCCATGAAGTTCATGTAAATAAACCTATGGGCACTGAATGTACCTTTTACATCTGGTATTTTtacacatacatacacacatatatatatttctctcGCAGAAGGACTGCAATTCTAGCTAGAACATGTAGAAACCGAGTTTGATCTTGACAAAGATGAAGAAGTATTCAAGAACTGGATGCAATCTTCAATAGCTTCAGCATGATGAGACTCAGTAGATTCCGTCAATGAACGTGGCCTCGGCAGATTCGAAGAAGAAACCTTATGCCGACAGCTCCTTCGAATGGATTCAAAACGCAAAGCACTTGCAACTTTAGCTCCGACACGCCCCAACAATGCTTTTGCTGGTATAAATCTTGGTCTTTTGACGAGCCTAAACATAAACATCCCAACGACGACCATCCTGTTTCTATTACCTGATCTTCTTCTGCTATTGCCACTGCCCCTTTTTTTCAGAAACATTATTGTTGGCCTTTCGTTGATGTCTGGATTGAAACTCACCTgcttgtttcttcttcttctttacaTTCAGAAATTTTGGGAAGATAGTAGAAAAAGGTTTTTCGAGGTATTTATGTTAGTAGTTTGCAATGTTATTAGTAATTCTAAATTGCAAAGAGATACATAATTTAGagaatttaaataacaaattctttattatttgtgtaattaaattaagtgtTCAGCCCACTATGTAAGTGAGCTCTCCTTGATGGTTCTATATATATCGGTCAAAAGATAAAGCGATATGGAAAGTGATTTACGcctcaaataaaaagaaaaaagataaagcGATAAGGAAAATGATTCACGcctcaagataaaaaaaaatcatgcaacAAAAGATAAGTTATTCATTGAAATGAGTAATTGGGTTTGTGAGGTGACCATAGATGTTGACAGAACATTTTGGCTAACTCTTTAACTCCACTTTTTCAACAgaggtttcaaaatttttcacatACAAAACGTGCATGAGCCATGCAGCAGCCGTGTttgaatgtataaatattgcTATTTATCTTCAAAATTGTCGCATTAATGAAGCCAAACTCACCATCAGATAAAAAGATATGATACGCCATTGTTCGTCGGAATTAGGGTTCATCGTTCATTGATTCTGATTTCAGGATTCCATAACAATTAGGGTTTAGTTCAACGTAGTAAGTTCGTAAGAAGAAGACTGGTAGGCGCAAAGAGGAAAAAGGAGAAGGGCACTCACTGCTCTTTGTAGCAGTAACAAACAAGGAAAAGACAAGGGGACAAGCACTCAAATACTCCTTGTAGCAGCAGCGTTGCATTTGAGGTACAATGTCATAGCTTAccttttttagcttttattgGCCATTCTAATCTTTGATCTGTTCTGGAAATAGGAGTGGTCCATTTTCTCGAATACATGTTTATTAGAGGGCTTCCCATTAAGCTcccttgtaaaaaaaaaaaatgaagaaaaatcctttatattcttttggaattttcttataattttcttttattctttctaaaaatttctgGTATCCAATACTTCCtgagaaaattttgatatttccaCGTAATTTTTTATACTCCATAATTATaagtaatttttcataattttttatctcCTTAGAAATTTTACTATGAGTTTTAGCACGGAATTAATTTTgggtataatttttttatactaaaaagttgttatatatattaataaattaaaaaatgaaaaattaaataaataaaacaaattttataagacGAACCAATATTTGGTAGTCCCTCATATTTTTTGGTAATCTCACGTAATTTTTGCACGCCCTCGTTATTTTGGTAATCCCTCATATTTTAAGTAATCTCCccaatgtttttttatattctctcgtaattttggtaaaattttgaggaataccaaaaaaatgatgaaatatcAAAAATATGAGGAGAGGaaatattaatacaaaaattctaagagtagatcaaaatatatgaggaagtataaaaattataagagatTATCAAATATTGgtccattttataaaatttattttatttatttaattttcactattttaaatttatccttatatataatatttttagtaccagtatgtaaaattaataatttaaaaattatcattccGTTAGCaaaatttccttaaaatttattaatatgatcaataatattttttcactaaaaatatatttttgatcCCAAATCCTTACTTCGAAAGCATGCAAAAcaaattatgaaagaataccAAAAATTAGGAGAGCATACCAAAAAATATGAGGGAGCCTAAAAATTATgaggaaatataaaaaaaatgggaagtataaaaattatgaggCTTGTACCAAAATTTAAGAGGAATACCAAAATAATCCGAGGAAGTGCAAAAAAACATGGGgaatatacaaaattataaggTGTGTATCAAAATTTATGAGGGAATAAAAAACAACGAGGATACTAAAATTAGGaaagaatatcaaaattttgaggaaataccaaaaaatatatatagagaaAGTCCTAAAGATTATGAGGGAATATAAAAAGTCatgaaatatcaaaatcaagAGGATGTACAAAAAATAGAGGTATTCATGGGTTGGGTTAAGTTCGGATCGGgtctaagcatgatattaatataatttatgtcTGTCTATATTTGTAAAAGAGTAACTCAAACCCATTTTAGGCacacccatattatttttaaatttttaaaaataatatattattttaatttagtatttaataatttttattttttatttaaatttttatataatcatcttaacattattttaatgtttacattatagtagtattatatatttagtataggtttattttttttaatatgttataaattatataatatataaaaattaataatataaagtattataagcTTTAAAATAGGTCAGGCTAGGACCTTGAATGCTCAAGCCCGAGcccaattcatattttaaacaggCTTAATTTTGTTGTCTAAGCCCATTTTTTTggcctaatatttttaccaaatcCTCCCATAATTTGGGTGACCTTCAAGCTTAGACGGATAGTCCAACCCATGAATAGAtctaactaaaaattataagagaTTACCAAATATTGGTTCATCttataaaattctatttatttaattttcaatattattaatcttATATACTTTTAGTACCagatattaatttgaaaaattaatactttaaagATTACCAAATATTAGCATgagaaaacaataatttaaaacttgtcAATTTTTTCCATTACAAAATtccattgaaatttttaatattaaaattgtattttttttactctaAAACTATAATTCGTTCTAAATCTTCATTTCAAACCATACTAAAAATTATGAAGGGATACCAAAATTATGAGAAATACAAAACATTATAATAGTGTGCCAACAAATTATAAGAGaataccaaaaatattaaaaggtaccaaaattttgaagaaataccAAAACTTATAAGGAAGTACCAAAAACATGAGTGAGTACCAAAATTATGAGGGTCTACCAAAAATGGGTTggtattgttaaatttatttaatttatttaatatctttcaaaactttaaaaattagcattatacataattattCAGTATTAAATATTAGCATGAAAAGATAATTTATAGGTTAACCAATATTTTTCATTACAAAATCTTATTGAAATTTCTTAATattcaaaactaatattttttactCCAAAATTATATCTCATTTCAAAACTTCATTTGAAACCtacgaaaaaaaattataatgcgataccaaaacataaaataattaggagaatatactaaatattatgatgaaatacaaaaaaatatgagaaatgcAAAATTTCTAAGGCTATACCAAAAATTATGAGGAACACAAAAATACAatgaaatactaaaattatgagaaaatgttaaaatatttgaggGATACTAAAATTTACGAGGAAATACCAAAAAATGAAAGagtacaaaagaaaaaagacaaaatttggTTGGTcttattaaaattgtttcatttatttaatttatcatattttaaaacttatcattacatataaagaaaaattcCGTACCAAACAATagcatgaaaataataataatttaaatgttacAATTTTTATCCATCTACAAAATACCAAtgaagtttattaatatttaaaaaaaaaaatttttactTCAAGATTATATTTCTCCTTCCAAGTCCATAACAAAAATTATGAGGaagtatcaaaatattataagtgTCGAAACTatctttttgaaaacaaaaatttagttgtcgacttttaaaaataaaactggagtcgccaccgatcctttattaaggtgtgatcggctcacctttaaaatttattttggtctacgaattttgagaaaacgagttcgggagtcagttacgcacgaggaagggttagcaccctcgtaacgcccaaaatcggtaccaaattgattatttgatgtcttagtgtcgaaggttttaaaaaaaattaaaaatcaactcaaacgatgaaatttgaaaaaaaagataatcaattgctcaagtcatgtaaagaaatcgagtcccaatacgttagggtacaattcttCATAAttcccgaactttgaatatcactttattttatgtgaaaatcttcattttgagaaaataacatgccacacccaatacgttaggacactacaagttaagttcccaaaaataatttttatactcatgcattttgaataaagaatatcctcAGTTATTTAAGATCatcaaagaaaatcagaacccaatacgttagggctcaattttccttgaaaatctcaaacttttgaatattacttttattaaaaaaaacctttgaatcaagagaataactttgatgtattgtcaaaaccaaaatatattttctaaaggGCATGTTAAAAAGTGGATgtataatatcaaaacaaataCTTCAATAATGAAGTAcatgtgtatatgtatttacaaaatatatatgtacaagtataatatacaaggatacatataaaaagatgaaatgggatatatcaatcaaaaagtaataaaatgcacgtatgtatttgaaaatcgtgaaaataaacaaaagtatgaatatgtgtataaatttacaaaataaaaatgcataagtatatatgtgttggaaaatcatgaaaatacgtatatgtatattaaaacacttatatatatatgtataataagtatataaataataggatatatataaaataatatatatttatgaaaatgtgtattttgaattgtaaaatatggGAAACACGTGTACTTTAAAATacgtatgtatacatatatatgttttaaaaaagtgaaaataatattaaaaacgtatatgcatatttataaaagaaaaaaactaaaacataatagtatatatatacgtatatagaagtaaaagaagtaaaaataaaaataaaaagaaacggTATGAAATATATACAAGTACATACACTACACAAAAatgcatatatgtacatataaaaaatgTGTGCTTAGGAACATAGAAATaacattgataataaataaataaatggtataatgataataatataaaaaagcagaagaaaataataataaaatagcttgaaatagactaaattgaactgaaaCGAAAAAATGGGGCagattttgaatgaattaaaaaaaagcagGACCAACTTGAATGCGCGCATAACAATGGAGGACCAAAAAGGAAATTATCCCCGCCTTCCAAAATGCTGCGCAGCGATgggccaaattgaaacaaaaattaaatatgcggctcaatttaaaaagaaacaaatgagtttaattgaaacACAATGCAAAAAAAGGGGGACTAAACGCGCAATTTCCCCATTCAGGCCAGAACGCGCGAATCCTCCCCTCTGGGTCAGGTTACCGCGCGGGTCAAGGCACCaaatggcgccgttttgctctgctttttaaaacagttttatttcccaaaacaaaacatttgcagcataaaaatttaaaacaaaaggtGCAGCCCCtcttctctgctagggtttctttcaACCCGCCCTTCGCGCCGCCGTTCTCAGGTGATTCGGCCGATCCGAATCCCGGCACCAAATTCGGTTCCGATTCAGGTGAAGCAGAATGGGTCTCAACGGCGAAACCCTGGaggtaatatttttatttttttattcaatataaaaacagaaaatagataaaacaccgaaaataaaaaaacagatatGCAATTCACCTCTTTTGattctatttctttgttttcaatCTCTCAATTTACAGTATTCTCCCCTTTTCAGTATACAaatttggctttatatagcccgataaaatgctttatttttacaatattttcttCTTGGACTCTTAGTTCGTGTTTACAGGTATCGTGGGGAGTGGTTGGTTCCGAAACGTGCGCCGATTGGCGTCTTGCTGGCAATGCTGGAGACTACTGGAGGGCTGAATGCTGCGGCACCAAAGCTACTGCTACCTGCTTAGGGTTTCGGTGTTTTGGGGGTTTGGGTTAGTTGTTTGGGTAATTAGGCTTAGGTTAGTAATTGGGCTTTGTAAAAACTGGGccgtttattttgtttttttgttttggttctGCATGCGGGCTAGGGCAAATAATTGGTATtatagctgcccctctttgctcgttatcgtggAACGAGAATGGAACAAGGACTTAAAAAGACCAATTTTTTCCTGGTCGTATGGACATTGGCGTTCTTCCTCTTCAAGTAGCATCGTTCCTTCTtgctgcatcttcagaggtataggaactggtgcttcaatctactccactgcaatgtcagggagataggattcatacgttgtagcttctcaaaagaacgaaatttgctatctttaatctgttccactgcgacttcaaggagataagacttatagcttcaacttgttctgctacaacttaaagaGAAATCTGATGCGatttgctctactgcaacttcagagaaatgagatctgtggttttaatccactccattgcaacttcaaggagataggattggtcaGCTCCACTGatacttcaaggagataagacttgtaccCTTGATCttcttcgctgccaatacaggaagacaaggtCTGctgtctttgatctacttccTGTCAATACACGAAGACAAGATCctttatcttcgatctacttcatatcaatatataaagataagatctgctatctctgatctacttcatgtcaatacataaagataagattcattatcttcgatctacttcaccaccagtataggaagacaagatccactatctctgatctacttcatgttaatacatgaagacaagatccattatcttcgatctactttaccaccaatatgggaagacaagatccaCTATttctgatctacttcatgtcaatacatgaaggCAAGATCCATTATCCtcgatctacttcatgtcaatatatgaagacaagatctactatctctgatctacttcatgtcaatacatgaagacaagatccattatcttcgatctacttcatgtcaatacatgaagataagatctgctatctctgatctacttccTGTCAATACACGAAGACAAGATCctttatcttcgatctacttcataTCAATAtatgaagataagatctgctatctctgatctacttcatgtcaataATAAAGACAAGATCcattatcttcgatctacttcaccaccagtataggaagacaagatccactatctctgatctacttcatgttaatacatgaagacaagatccattatcttcgatctacttcaccaccaatatgggaagacaagatccaCTATttctgatctacttcatgtcaatacatgaagacaagatccattatcctcgatctacttcatgtcaatacatgaagacaagatctactatctcttatctacttcatgtcaatacatgaagacaagatccattatcttcgatctacttcataTCAATAtatgaagataagatctgctatctctgatctacttcatgtcaatacatgaagacaagatctgctttctccgatctacttcgccactagtatgggaagacaagatctggtatctttgatctacttcacgccagtacatgaagacaagatctgctttcttcgatctacttcgccaccagtatggaaagacaagatctgctatattTAATCCACTTTGTTACCAATTTAGGAAGACAT
The sequence above is a segment of the Gossypium raimondii isolate GPD5lz chromosome 4, ASM2569854v1, whole genome shotgun sequence genome. Coding sequences within it:
- the LOC128040419 gene encoding josephin-like protein: MFLKKRGSGNSRRRSGNRNRMVVVGMFMFRLVKRPRFIPAKALLGRVGAKVASALRFESIRRSCRHKVSSSNLPRPRSLTESTESHHAEAIEDCIQFLNTSSSLSRSNSVSTCSS
- the LOC105780415 gene encoding LOW QUALITY PROTEIN: 26S proteasome non-ATPase regulatory subunit 7 homolog B (The sequence of the model RefSeq protein was modified relative to this genomic sequence to represent the inferred CDS: substituted 1 base at 1 genomic stop codon), with the translated sequence MDVIKTQQISSRPIEKVIVHPLVLLSIVDNYNRVAKDTRKRVIGVLLGTSFKGTVDVTNSYAVPFEEDEKDPSIWFLDHNYHESMFSMFKRINAKEHVVGWYSTGPKLRENDLDIHRLFHNYVPNPVLVIIDVQPKELGIPTKAYYDVEEVKENATQKSQKVFVHVPSEIAAHEVEEIGVEHLLRDVKDTTISTLATEVTGKLTALKGLDARLREIRGYLDLVIDEKLPLNHEILYHXQDVFNLLPNLKVNDLIKAFAVQTNDMMLVINLSSLIRSVIALHNLINNNVRNQLVISPLY